The Cyprinus carpio isolate SPL01 chromosome B22, ASM1834038v1, whole genome shotgun sequence genome contains the following window.
ggttttttttttttttttttctttctttcaaagaataggatagacaagaaaaggtaagtgctagtattagttggtcaagtgctggcgaaaaagatgagtctttagatgttttttgaaaatgagtaaagactcggatgttcaAATTGAGATTGGGACATCtttttacaggtgcatctcaataaattagagtTTCTAAATATtagtttctttgacagtggccttcagcttatctgcattgtttggtctcttgtttctcattttcctcttgacaatacctcatagattctctctggggtttcAGGTCTGGTgattgctggccagtcaagcacaccaacaccatggtcatttaaccaacttttgttacttttggcagtgtgggcaggtgccaaatcctgctggaaaatggaatcagcatcttcaaaaagctggtcagcagaaggaagcataaagTGGTCCAAAAtatcttggtaaacgggtgcagtgacttcaGTGAATCATCAcaaactgtggaaacttaacactggacttcgagcaacttgggctatgagcttctccacccttcctccagatctagaccttggtttccaaatgaaatacaaaacaaaattgctctcatctgaaaagaggaacttggaccactgggcaacagtccagttcttcttttccttagcccaggtaagatgcctctgacgttgtctgtggttcagcaaattccttgacacggtctgtgtgtggtggctttgatgccttgaccccaccTCAGTCCATTACTTGTGAAGTTCAATCAAATTCTCTGAATCgatttttgcttgacaatcctcataaggctgcggttctctagGTTGGTTGTTGCATCTTTTTCCCACACTTTTTACTTCCACTcagctttctgttaacatgcttggatacagcactctgttaACAGCCAGCCTTTGTTGGCAATGATGTTTGGGCTTACCCCTCCTTGTGAGGGTTTTTTTTGTCAATGAGTGGGTCTTCTGGTCAACTGTCatgatcagcagtcttccccatgattgtgtagcctagttgaaccaaactgagagaccgtTTTGAATGCTCAGGAAACcttttgcagttgttttttgagttgattagctgattggcatgtcaccatattctaatttgttgagatagtgaattggtgggttttgtgTAAAAGGTAtgggccaaaatcatcacaattaaaagaaccaaagacttcaactacttcaatctgtgtgctttgattttttttttttaatacacaagttcACAATGTTGAGTTGAATTACCTGAAAAAATTGAACTATTTCATGAccattctaatttattgacaTAGCACCTCCTGTACATAAATAACGGTACAATTACAGAGGTtaaagagcaaaataataataataataataaataaaataataataatataatatgcaaagttattgctttccttaattcaactgatttttttttttttttataaacaacataAACTTTATTTTGACAATTGCCATGTACAATAAATTGGCATATTTTAGACAGTgtattggattatttttttttttccacagccaAACGCTGCATGCTGGAAATCTGGTACAGTACtggagaactttaagccctgcaattattatatattatattatatataactatcCTATAACTATAATAATGCTTAATCAAAATCTGGTACAGTACCGGAGTTATAAACATCATATTAACATGCATATGTTTTCACTCAAGACCAATTCCATTCCAGTTCTttcctttttaaagcatttttcatGCGCAACAcccaggaaatgacatcatttgaacattttgagttttcagtttcttttttaccACTCTTGAGggtatttttgataaaaacacCAAATCTGGATACTTTAATGTTTCTTCGTCTCTTGATGAAGGATGAAGAATAAACACAACCTgttgttcttcagtgtgtttgattctgcagggttctgatCTCTCATGGTCTTCTCTTCCTTCATATAAACTCTGTCTCTGCAGGATTCACTTCTTCCATGATGCATTTGATGCTCGTCTTCACTTGTAGACTGATGGGAATATTACTGAAGATAAtactgttgtgggaggagcttcactgaaggggatactgttgtgggaggagcttcactggagtgtgattgttgtgggaggagctttcACTGAAGGCAAtactgttgtgggaggagcttcattGAAGGAGGAGTAGACCAGCAAAAGTTTGAGTTTGATTTTCTTCTAATTCACATATTAAGTATTTACATTTACCTACTATTTATGGTAAAATATCTGAATAGAAATTCACGCATGCGTTTCTGTGTTTGTTAGACAtttaatatttgcaaatattataattgtaagaataaaatcaaaagaGTAAACAGAAGTACAGTTACGTAACTTACAAAAATCAGTGGTTTCCATGATCCCTTtcatttgagtttaagttttgttcattagtttttaactgtttttgataGTTTagtttaacaatttaacacagaCTAATGAAAACAAaggctgttaggacatctgtaATCTGTATCTGTGTGAAAAAACATACTTCTCACACTGACACTGACTGACTCAATCTTTACAGTTTCTGTTTTGCAGGTCCTTTTTCATATATCAAAACGGTAAAGTAACTaagcttttttgtttattttacaacaaCATAAATGTCACAAATGTCTTCCCTCACAGATTCATACTTTAGCATTTGGCTGCAAACACTGAAACAATCATACAGGCCTACACGAATGTACAGAAAACACActggaagaaaattaaaaaatcgcctatgaatttaaatatagatatatatatataatatttataacatatatagttaatttatttatcttaatcaTCCTTATAACTTAGTTTTATTGTTGTGCTAAAGGCGGTTGATGGAAAAAAGGAGAACATTATACCGTTTCCATTTGCAAAGCTCCAACGTTACTCAATCATTGCTATAATTGTCGTCACAAATGCGTAACATTTAACACACGGTATATTTTTTCCTTAATATACTCGTTACCAAACCGTTACAATCATATAAATGATATGAATTacttcaattaaattttaataaccaATATACAGgaaggagaaggaggagaagagATTAGCTTTAGCAttagctttgttttttgttttattacggATTGACGGCGCAGGGACAAAATACCAAGCGTCTGCGATATTTAGACCACCAGGGGATCACTCAAACaccatttcatttagttttagtttttattttatgttttttggaattcatgaattattatttattataaactatattttgtttttttttaatttataagctATTTGCGACTATcacaacatcatttatttattaatctgtgaTGAAACGTGTTTCATATAAAACAGAGCtagaacatacaaattaaaatttgtttaatttgattccTTTAAACGATCAGCTATTTGTTTAAATTCTTACTTCGTTTATAttggtgtatttttattgtagatttttttattgtaagaaCTATTAAGGTTATAAAGCAGTTCATCAGATTTGGTgcttatagcaaaaaaaaaaaaaaaaaaagagagagtcatTCGTCTCACTTTTCTTTGTTAAACTAAATCTATTACAAACGGATAATAAGCCTCCATCCGTGAGCAGCGGCGTCATCCCTAACTTATTCCATTATGTGGTATTAGGACAATTGGCAATCACAATAATTAAGTTCGCGAacctattatattatttttatttaagtctaCACAATACCCCAAATATGTCTACACATACCCAAATCCCCTACAATGATGCAAATGTCTACACATCCTGCAATTTATTGATGCGTTCACATGCCCCAGTAGCCGCGGTAAATCCCATATTGATTCCTATCACTGAaatatacaattacaattttGCAATTATACAGAATTATTTGTTGTGATGCAAGATATATGGTCACCGTGATTTGTCAAGTAAGACATGTtctgatgatcctggatcaaccccaatccctacccctaaacctaaccctacccataatttattactaaaattaGTGGGAAATGATATCTGATTAACAAGGGTTAACCCTGATTCTAAgcctaaaacatttattatttattactcaaTTGCtgattggttgttgattggaatgttgttccaggatcaacaaggatgttgattcaggaacatgTTCTACTTGGTGAAATTTacctattatatataatataagatagatagatagatagatagatagatagatagatagatagatagatagacagacacacagacagacagagagatagacagacagatagatagatagatagatagatagattagataaaGACAGAGAGATAAACGATGAtagacaagatagatagatagatagatagatagataatagatactagatagatagatagacctaATAGATAGACGACACACAAGACCAGAACAGCAGAGAGAtaagatagataatagatagatatgatagacaGAAGatagacaacagacagacagaaggacagaccAATAGAATAGATATATAGCAACAGAGAGATAGTTAGACAGagagataaacagatagataacAGAAGATCAGACagagatagaatgatagatagatagatagatagatatatagatagatagatagatagacagacagacagacatacagatagatagatagatagatagataatgatagatagatagataggagagGACAGATGAACAGattagatagacagagagatagacaggaGAGATAAACAGATTTAGATGACGATAAGATAGATAGTAgatgatagaaagatagatagaatagataatagatagagagagacagacagacagacagacgagatagatagatagatagatagatagagacgacagaacagacagacagacagacagattagatagtatgatagatagatcgatagatagaaaGCGCAGGTCGTGTGGTTTTGTTTGCTGACACATTCAGCAGGTAGTGCGATAATTCGCTGAAAAACAGCAGCCCGGCGCGTGAAACGTCAGCGGTGACGCCGGGCGCGCTGAGCTCGTGTTTCAGTGCGGGTTCCGGTTCCCCCTCCGGTAATACAGCAGCAGAGGCGCGGCGCGGCGGAATGGGGAACGCTCCCGGTTCGACTCTGCAGGAGCTGAGCGCGTGTGAAATCTCATCAGTGGTACCTGCAGAGTTCATGACCGGTGTCCGTCCTGTCCAACTCACCTTCCACGAGTTTCAAGAAGTTCTTCGGCCTGAAGAAATCTGTCAAAACATCCAACGGTACATCCGACCATGTTTCCAGAACCTTCGACATGACAGACGTAAGACGCGCATGTGATCGTTTACTTTTCtgttatgttgttattattaatagctACTAGGTCTAGGCTATAGACCTATTATGCCTTTTTATATCGCTCTCGTATAAATATCCTACTATTAgaaatgtactttattttaataatatctctctctattttttttatgtcatcacCATTTGTTTATGCCTATATTAATCCACAGTGTTATTCAGAagtttaaaaagttattatttcactataatgtttttttttttttttttttttttaatgtctgtaattgtgttatatttaaagtgtggtataatttttgtttagaaattttttttttatgtattttttattttattttttaataatttgtttattattttatttatgatgaatttttttatttttattttttgaaattttattaacTACCAACCGGATTCCTCAATGTACAAGAGCAGCAGACATGTGTGTGTCCCTTGAAAGACAATGGCACTTTAacatgaaatagaaataaaatatttcacaaagaaccaaatttaacttatttaatttcactGGGTTGCCAAGGCAGCGTTTCTCCTCATTTCATTGAGGTCGATGGCCGCTAAAACTGAAACAGGAAAATAaactatacaatatttaaaaaaaatagtaataataataaaaaacaaacaacgtTAAACTTAAACTCCAATGAAATGAATGATATAGATGATAGATAAAGGTGAACtgagaaatattaacaaaaacttaaatAGTAATTTCAATACTAAAATATCTTTAAGGGCCTCCATAACACGAGATATACAGTGGAAGGTACAATGAGTTCAATGGATCAGCGGTGAGACCAGCACAACCTCACGTCCTTCTTCTGCTTCAGTTCAGTTAGGATGGTGGGTAATGCGAATCATAACTTTAATCGTTGTACTTACTCAGATCAACTGCAGCACTGCACAAGACTAAAGATCCTGACTAAAACCCATCACAGCCGCTAATCTGCTTAACAGCCCGGCTTCTGTATTTCTAAACACAGCTTCCATTCACGTCAACACACtttacatgaaaaaatacaacattttataggctatatttcaaatatatattatatatatatatatatatatatatatatcgtttataggctatatttcaaatatatatatatataatgtagtgCTTAAATTAGATTATACtgaattttttatctttttataatcttATTAAGGTttatagttacttttttatggactACATGTTCAAATTTATAGTATAGAATGGCCATGTCAAATGTCATCTAAATTAATTTTGCGATCAACGCTTCATTTTATCAGTAATGCAgctgtttaaatgcatttcatgatgTTTGAGAACAAAGAACGAGATGTACATTTTGTTTCGCCTTTGCTTTTCGTAACAATAATCCCCATTTAATTCTATACACAAGCAGGTCAAAGTATCCGAATACATCAACCCGAAAACGATCTAGATGACATTCCCTGCCTACAGTTTTTTCGTCATGTGTAATCTTTAACTCTATAGTCCTGCTTATGTTAATGTTGTGTCCGTCATGACGGCTGCATGTTGATTTCATGGAGTCCGTGCGTCTGCTCTGAGCTTGGTTCTGAAGGGTGGTGTTCAGCAGAAGCTGCGCTGGTACTTCAAGCTCTATGACGTGGACGGCAGCGGCTGCATCGACCGCGAGGAGCTGCTGTTCATCTTCAAGGTATCTGCTGGAGTCATAGATCATCATCTTACGCCCTGAGTCTGTGTAAGAGGATCTGCACGTCCACATGAACGtggattgttgtttttgttgtttttttgattcgGTCCATTAGTGGAGTTGGTGGGGAGGTGTAGGGGATATGAGTTTAGGGGTTTGGTGTTTTGGTGTATCGACCTCAATGGAGAcggtaatctatctatctatctggagATGAATTACTCTAGTGAATTCACAGGAATGAgtgatgtaaatgtgtgtgtgtgtttaggtgaaCTCTCTCAGGAGGAGTTTATGGAGGGCATTCAGGCCGACGAGGTTCTGTTGAAGATGTTGACTCAGAGTTTGGATCTGACTCACGTCGTCAAGAAGATCTACAGCGAGATCAACCCTGAGCAGCAGCTGCACTGACCCCAGACCTGCCGATGAGGACGATGCTGGTTCTGTATTTCTCATCTTAAAAGCTGAACTTTACCATTGAGTGATCTCAAAGAATAACATTAGCGACTGAAACCCAGTTCATTCAAGTGCACTTATACACACTAAAACCTTCATTCCTGTACAATACACCATTCTTCAGTCctatgatgtgtatatatatatatatttatagatatatataatagatatattatatatatatatatatagggaataatatgttatatatttatgtaatcaaATGCAGTATTATATtctgtaaattacatttattatgttattg
Protein-coding sequences here:
- the LOC109051455 gene encoding guanylyl cyclase-activating protein 1-like, encoding MGNAPGSTLQELSACEISSVVPAEFMTGVRPVQLTFHEFQEVLRPEEICQNIQRYIRPCFQNLRHDRLRASALSLVLKGGVQQKLRWYFKLYDVDGSGCIDREELLFIFKVSAGVIDHHLTGYEFRGLVFWCIDLNGDGELSQEEFMEGIQADEVLLKMLTQSLDLTHVVKKIYSEINPEQQLH